In Ascaphus truei isolate aAscTru1 chromosome 5, aAscTru1.hap1, whole genome shotgun sequence, one genomic interval encodes:
- the TSPAN8 gene encoding tetraspanin-8, producing the protein MAGVNKCLKYSMFIFNFLFWVCGCIILGVSIWLRVSKDAQKELGLQDGGFLSAVDLMIAVGAIIMVLGFLGCCGAIKESGCLLLLFFIGLFLILVLQITAGVLGVVYKPKIEQQLNITFHELLPLSTQPEPFKESLYILQQENKCCGLVKGYSDWGNIIPQSCNCVPPNDCTTVSGRPVYKEACGTSIVDYFKNHLIIIIGIAFGLALVELFGLGFSMTLYCQIKK; encoded by the exons GTGTGTGGTTGCATTATTTTGGGTGTCTCCATATGGCTACGTGTCAGTAAAGATGCTCAAaag GAGTTGGGTCTACAAGATGGTGGGTTTCTTTCAGCAGTTGACCTAATGATTGCAGTGGGTGCAATAATCATGGTCCTTGGATTCTTGGGATGCTGCGGTGCCATAAAGGAAAGTGGGTGTTTGCTGCTTCTG TTCTTTATTGGATTATTCCTGATTCTGGTACTACAAATAACAGCAGGAGTTCTTGGAGTTGTTTATAAACCAAAG atCGAACAGCAACTTAACATCACTTTCCATGAGCTCCTACCATTGTCTACACAACCTGAACCATTTAAAGAAAGCTTATACATTTTGCAGCAAGAG AACAAATGCTGTGGTCTTGTCAAAGGTTATAGTGACTGGGGCAATATTATTCCACAATCTTGTAACTGTGTACCACCAAATGATTGTACCACAGTTTCCGGGAGGCCTGTATATAAAGAG GCATGTGGAACTTCTATTGTTGACTACTTCAAAAACCAcctaataataattattggaatTGCGTTTGGACTGGCACTTGTTGAG CTTTTTGGTCTGggtttttccatgactttgtacTGCCAGATAAAGAAATAA